Proteins co-encoded in one Brassica oleracea var. oleracea cultivar TO1000 chromosome C4, BOL, whole genome shotgun sequence genomic window:
- the LOC106341366 gene encoding transcription factor bHLH53-like, translating into MSSMDCLSHFFNWDQPIQLQDCFIPDMDMIIPETASFFFQSQPQLQFDQPLFQEEAPSQRLLELTHFDAFCDQFLPSQEIFLPYPKAETFDESHNMDSLLPTSKRQKLFNSSYHWNTHNHFPSPNIDFVPEAFIFPEFTVPDFPLVFEAGRGDQESTKKPTLSSQSIAARERRRRIADKTQELTKLIPGGQKLNTAEMFQAAAKYVKFLQSQVGILQMMQTAKKTQGISDAEIETQVLLGSQAIQEKLSTEEVCLVPCQMVRELTSEESILEKP; encoded by the exons ATGTCGTCCATGGATTGTTTAAGCCACTTCTTTAACTGGGATCAACCTATCCAGCTCCAGGATTGCTTTATTCCTGATATGGATATGATTATCCCAGAAACCGCCAGTTTCTTCTTCCAATCTCAACCGCAATTGCAGTTTGACCAGCCATTGTTTCAAGAAGAAGCTCCTTCACAACGCTTGTTAGAGCTCACTCACTTTGACGCTTTCTGCGACCAGTTCCTTCCTTCACAAGAAATCTTTCTTCCTTACCCTAAAGCTGAAACATTCGACGAGTCACACAACATGGATTCCCTCCTTCCCACGTCAAAACGCCAGAAACTCTTTAACTCAAGCTACCATTGGAACACTCACAACCATTTCCCAAGCCCTAACATTGATTTCGTTCCAGAAGCTTTCATCTTCCCGGAGTTTACGGTTCCGGATTTCCCCTTAGTGTTCGAGGCAGGGCGAGGAGATCAAGAAAGCACCAAGAAACCAACGCTTTCATCTCAGAGCATCGCGGCTCGAGAGAGGAGAAGAAGAATTGCGGACAAGACTCAGGAGCTCACGAAACTCATCCCTGGTGGTCAGAAACTTAACACCGCCGAGATGTTCCAAGCCGCTGCTAAGTATGTCAAGTTCTTGCAAAGCCAAGTTGGGATTCTCCAAATGATGCAGACCGCAAAGAAG ACGCAGGGTATCTCTGATGCGGAAATAGAAACTCAGGTTTTGCTTGGATCACAAGCAATCCAGGAGAAGCTATCAACGGAGGAAGTATGTTTGGTTCCGTGTCAAATGGTTCGAGAGCTAACAAGTGAAGAATCCATTTTGGAGAAACCCTAA